Proteins co-encoded in one Kribbella qitaiheensis genomic window:
- a CDS encoding YciI family protein, which translates to MKYLLILQVDAEVLELTEAERASVRAGRDEFRRIAEEAGEMISSHALADPTTSTVISSRGIRPGPFRAASVGGYYLVDVESKARAIELADLLPDTRIDGLAVEIRPIMLTAGADY; encoded by the coding sequence GTGAAGTACTTGCTGATCCTGCAGGTGGACGCAGAGGTGCTGGAACTGACCGAGGCGGAGCGGGCGTCGGTCCGGGCCGGGCGCGACGAGTTCCGCCGGATCGCCGAGGAGGCCGGCGAGATGATCAGCAGCCACGCCCTTGCCGATCCGACGACGAGCACGGTCATCTCCAGCCGGGGGATCCGCCCGGGACCGTTCCGGGCGGCCTCCGTCGGCGGCTACTACCTCGTCGACGTCGAGTCGAAGGCCCGCGCGATCGAACTCGCGGACCTCCTCCCCGACACGAGGATCGACGGCCTGGCAGTCGAGATCCGCCCGATCATGCTCACCGCCGGAGCCGACTACTAG
- a CDS encoding GNAT family N-acetyltransferase, protein MFTSTERLTVRRFRAQDVAAFSAYRSVPEVARYQSWDAPFSLEKATATVQGFANGDPLAAGWFQYAIDLDGVLIGDLGLNLAENLMQAELGFTLAPEYQGKGYATEAVRGLLNHLFVERNLHRVSAECDTRNLASAQLLRRIGFRDEGLRLQNTWFKGEWTDDFFFGLLRSDWF, encoded by the coding sequence ATGTTCACCTCCACCGAGCGCCTGACCGTGCGACGGTTCCGCGCCCAGGACGTCGCGGCCTTCTCGGCGTACCGGTCGGTGCCGGAGGTCGCGCGCTACCAGTCCTGGGATGCGCCATTCAGCCTCGAGAAGGCGACCGCGACGGTGCAGGGGTTCGCCAACGGGGATCCGCTGGCGGCCGGCTGGTTCCAGTACGCGATCGACCTCGACGGCGTACTGATCGGCGATCTCGGGCTGAACCTGGCCGAGAACCTGATGCAGGCCGAACTCGGCTTCACCCTGGCACCGGAGTACCAGGGCAAGGGCTACGCGACCGAGGCTGTTCGCGGGTTACTCAACCATCTCTTCGTCGAACGGAACCTGCATCGCGTCTCGGCCGAGTGCGACACCCGCAATCTCGCCTCGGCTCAATTGCTGAGGCGAATCGGCTTTCGCGACGAAGGCCTACGGCTGCAGAACACCTGGTTCAAAGGCGAATGGACCGACGACTTTTTCTTCGGCCTCCTCCGCTCCGACTGGTTCTGA
- a CDS encoding class I SAM-dependent methyltransferase → MDVWASGEIYESYVGRWSRQVAKEFLAWLDQPDGLRWMDVGCGTGALTSTILSTANPSEVLSLDPSPGFLDHARKTVQDERVRFEVRGAEDLPDESVDVVVAGLALNFVPDRIGALRRMRTIGKTVAVYVWDYADQMQLMKYFWDAALDLRPEDAAHDEGARFPFCNPEGLERLFSEAGLSDITTRAIDIPTVFTSFDDYWNPFLGGQGPGAGVPPCPRTACAGCPERRASAASARCGGRLDPPHREGLGRTRQQLVPALTAITQTTSDAGHRRTAAGPALVALVPVDVGPVARNVIEQGRLLPRPGGRVARGVDVFAHRLSVSGRSSAQAVHKARNAHVGCRPCVSAERSPAAERSTGAQRWAVLGAGVPRWGWSSWRGCGCHPVPL, encoded by the coding sequence ATGGATGTCTGGGCGAGCGGGGAGATCTACGAGTCGTATGTCGGCCGGTGGAGCCGTCAGGTGGCCAAGGAGTTCCTGGCGTGGCTGGATCAGCCGGACGGGTTGCGCTGGATGGATGTCGGTTGCGGCACCGGTGCGCTGACCAGCACCATTCTCAGTACTGCGAACCCGTCCGAAGTGCTCAGCTTGGATCCGTCGCCCGGTTTCCTCGACCATGCCCGCAAGACCGTGCAGGACGAGCGGGTGCGGTTCGAGGTCCGCGGCGCCGAGGATCTCCCGGACGAATCGGTCGACGTGGTCGTCGCGGGACTCGCCCTCAACTTCGTGCCGGACCGGATCGGCGCACTCCGACGAATGCGCACGATCGGCAAGACGGTCGCCGTGTACGTCTGGGACTACGCGGATCAGATGCAGCTGATGAAGTACTTCTGGGATGCCGCTCTCGACCTACGGCCGGAGGATGCCGCGCACGACGAGGGTGCCCGGTTCCCGTTCTGCAATCCCGAGGGGCTGGAGCGGCTGTTCTCGGAGGCTGGGTTGTCAGACATCACCACGCGCGCCATCGACATACCGACGGTCTTCACGTCCTTCGACGACTACTGGAATCCGTTCCTCGGCGGCCAGGGACCCGGGGCCGGCGTACCTCCGTGCCCTCGAACAGCCTGCGCAGGATGCCCTGAGAGAAGAGCTTCAGCAGCGTCTGCCCGTTGCGGAGGACGGCTCGATCCACCTCATCGCGAGGGCTTGGGCCGCACGCGGCAGCAGTTAGTGCCCGCACTGACCGCAATCACTCAAACAACGTCCGACGCAGGGCATCGGAGGACCGCCGCAGGGCCGGCTCTCGTCGCGCTGGTCCCGGTGGATGTTGGTCCAGTTGCGCGGAACGTGATTGAGCAAGGTCGGCTGCTTCCAAGGCCGGGCGGGCGCGTTGCCCGCGGTGTGGACGTCTTTGCGCACCGGCTGAGTGTTTCGGGCCGATCGTCTGCTCAGGCCGTGCACAAGGCGCGGAACGCCCACGTCGGTTGCCGGCCTTGTGTATCCGCTGAGCGTTCTCCGGCGGCGGAACGCTCAACTGGTGCACAAAGATGGGCCGTGCTGGGGGCAGGGGTGCCTCGATGGGGTTGGTCAAGCTGGCGCGGTTGCGGCTGCCATCCTGTTCCTTTGTGA
- a CDS encoding SDR family oxidoreductase — MKEQLMYVVPDQTGKLAVVTGANSGTGKETAKRLAAAGAQVVLAVRTMSKGEAARDEILAAHPDAQLEVRRIDLADLASVEEFAAGMIAAGTPIDLLVNNAGVMTPPSRMTTKDGFELQFGSNFLGPFALTLRLLPLLLAAPAPRVATMSSGVANFGKIRFDDLQWEQTRYRATGTYAQSKLADLMFSHQLAAIAAERGWNLLSTAAHPGYTRTNLQSAGASLGRDKLPWWHSLVENHNPLPSQGVEMGAEPLLVAATSPDAPAGSYYGPSGRFGLVGPAKKAKAPSRSLDVQVSARLWLEAERLTGVTLPARTTTS; from the coding sequence ATGAAGGAGCAGCTCATGTACGTCGTCCCTGATCAGACTGGCAAACTCGCCGTCGTCACCGGTGCGAACAGTGGCACCGGCAAGGAGACGGCCAAGCGCCTGGCCGCCGCCGGCGCCCAGGTGGTGCTCGCCGTCCGGACCATGTCCAAGGGCGAAGCCGCCCGCGACGAGATCCTCGCCGCGCATCCGGACGCGCAGCTCGAAGTACGCCGGATCGACCTGGCCGACCTCGCCTCGGTGGAGGAGTTCGCCGCCGGGATGATCGCGGCTGGCACCCCGATCGACCTGCTCGTCAACAACGCCGGAGTGATGACACCGCCGAGCCGGATGACGACGAAGGACGGCTTCGAGCTGCAGTTCGGCAGCAACTTCCTCGGCCCGTTCGCGCTGACCCTGCGGCTGCTGCCGTTGCTGCTCGCGGCGCCCGCACCCCGGGTCGCCACGATGAGCAGTGGGGTCGCCAACTTCGGCAAGATCCGGTTCGACGACCTGCAGTGGGAGCAGACCCGCTACCGCGCCACGGGCACGTACGCCCAGTCGAAGCTGGCCGACCTCATGTTCAGCCACCAGCTCGCGGCCATCGCGGCCGAGCGTGGCTGGAACCTGCTGAGCACCGCGGCACACCCGGGCTACACCCGCACCAACCTCCAGAGCGCGGGGGCGAGCCTCGGCCGCGACAAGCTGCCCTGGTGGCACTCGCTCGTCGAGAACCACAACCCGCTCCCGTCGCAGGGCGTCGAGATGGGTGCGGAACCGCTGCTGGTCGCCGCGACGAGCCCGGATGCCCCGGCCGGCTCGTACTACGGTCCGAGTGGCCGTTTCGGTCTGGTCGGCCCGGCGAAGAAGGCGAAGGCGCCGAGCCGCTCCCTCGACGTACAGGTCAGCGCGCGGTTGTGGCTGGAGGCCGAGCGCCTCACCGGGGTCACGCTGCCGGCGAGAACCACCACAAGCTAA
- a CDS encoding TetR/AcrR family transcriptional regulator, translating into MTFQRARSEEQRAERRRTILTTAETMLTEMPVAQLSLNELSRRVGLAKSNVLNYFESREAVLLELVDVEMRAWVQDLADALREVDPAGSATDRGNQLTAAVVRTLKARPVFCDLISAQAAVLEHNISAEMALAFKRGMVGRYQQMIELVAGVLPEIGDEGAGQFIATASLLAGAIWSHACAGPAILAAYEADPTLAALRIEFEPALTQSLNALLTGLLPR; encoded by the coding sequence ATGACGTTTCAGCGGGCACGCAGCGAGGAACAGCGAGCGGAACGGCGGCGGACGATCCTCACCACCGCCGAGACGATGCTGACCGAGATGCCCGTCGCCCAACTCAGCCTGAACGAGCTGAGCCGCCGGGTCGGACTGGCGAAGTCGAACGTGCTGAACTACTTCGAGTCGCGCGAGGCCGTGCTGCTCGAACTGGTGGATGTCGAGATGCGGGCCTGGGTGCAGGATCTGGCCGACGCACTACGCGAGGTGGATCCGGCCGGGTCCGCGACGGATCGCGGCAACCAGCTGACAGCCGCCGTCGTACGGACGCTGAAAGCACGGCCGGTGTTCTGCGATCTGATCAGCGCACAGGCAGCGGTGCTGGAGCACAACATCTCCGCCGAGATGGCGCTGGCGTTCAAGCGCGGCATGGTAGGGCGCTACCAGCAGATGATCGAGCTGGTGGCCGGCGTCCTGCCGGAGATCGGCGACGAGGGTGCCGGGCAGTTCATCGCGACGGCGAGCCTGCTGGCCGGAGCGATCTGGAGCCATGCCTGCGCCGGCCCCGCCATACTCGCCGCCTACGAGGCCGACCCCACCCTGGCCGCGCTGCGAATCGAGTTCGAACCAGCACTCACCCAGAGCCTCAACGCCTTACTGACCGGCCTCCTCCCCCGCTGA
- a CDS encoding HAD family acid phosphatase translates to MVNRSWRRPSRRLILTGVAAVAVASVAGGVAYSAGVAAQQPAIQTSTPRSERQITNIDVLRQQIRNYYGDPLGTGTFAPDSNYAKEAGSVAASGKHWLSIPHHTRHTKAILLDVDDTALATWSYEIASNWAFNPTTNGTFVTEQRFPAVPGMVDLVKTAEREGYAIFFLTGRGAAQEAATLGNLTEDGVGVDAGYPKPTGLRNGEDGLFTKPALADYPAYLKTACAADPNGACTTIHYKSATRAHIESLGYDIVANFGDQFSDLKGGFADRTFKLPNPNYYLP, encoded by the coding sequence ATGGTCAACCGTTCCTGGCGCCGGCCGTCGCGCCGGCTGATTCTCACCGGTGTCGCCGCTGTGGCCGTCGCCTCCGTCGCGGGCGGAGTCGCGTACTCGGCCGGGGTCGCGGCCCAGCAGCCGGCTATCCAGACCTCGACGCCGCGGTCCGAGCGCCAGATCACCAACATCGACGTACTGCGGCAGCAGATCCGCAACTACTACGGCGATCCGCTGGGCACCGGCACCTTCGCTCCGGACAGCAACTACGCCAAGGAAGCCGGTTCGGTCGCGGCCTCCGGCAAGCACTGGCTGTCGATCCCGCACCACACCCGGCACACCAAGGCGATCCTGCTCGACGTCGACGACACCGCGCTGGCCACCTGGAGCTACGAGATCGCCAGCAACTGGGCGTTCAACCCCACCACCAACGGCACCTTCGTCACCGAGCAGCGGTTCCCCGCGGTCCCGGGCATGGTCGACCTGGTGAAGACCGCCGAGCGTGAGGGCTACGCGATCTTCTTCCTGACCGGACGTGGCGCGGCCCAAGAGGCGGCGACGCTCGGCAACCTGACCGAGGACGGGGTCGGCGTGGACGCCGGCTACCCGAAGCCGACCGGCCTGCGGAACGGCGAGGACGGCCTGTTCACCAAGCCGGCCCTGGCCGACTACCCGGCCTACCTGAAGACGGCCTGCGCCGCCGACCCGAACGGCGCCTGCACGACGATCCACTACAAGTCGGCCACCCGCGCGCACATCGAGTCGCTCGGCTACGACATCGTCGCCAACTTCGGCGACCAGTTCAGCGACCTCAAGGGTGGTTTCGCCGACCGCACCTTCAAGCTCCCGAACCCGAACTACTACCTGCCCTGA